A part of Halobaculum sp. MBLA0143 genomic DNA contains:
- a CDS encoding halocyanin domain-containing protein yields the protein MHGEHARREALRVGGTAVAVALAGCSGGGDGTETAGGSGSGGSAGAASGDDGGEQFDGYLSDVENFDGVVDRTGSDRTTVKVGVENGSGAFGFGPAAIRVSAGTEVVWEWTGRGASHNVVAEDAAFESRLTATEGHTYSRSFDDPGTVNYYCQPHRSIGMKGVVVVVE from the coding sequence ATGCACGGAGAGCACGCGCGACGGGAGGCGCTCCGGGTCGGAGGCACGGCCGTGGCGGTCGCACTCGCCGGGTGCTCCGGCGGCGGCGACGGAACGGAGACAGCCGGCGGTAGCGGCAGTGGCGGTAGTGCCGGGGCCGCGAGCGGCGACGACGGCGGCGAGCAGTTCGACGGCTACCTCTCGGACGTCGAGAACTTCGACGGGGTCGTCGACCGCACCGGATCGGACCGGACGACGGTGAAAGTCGGCGTGGAGAACGGCAGCGGCGCGTTCGGGTTCGGGCCGGCGGCGATCCGGGTGTCGGCCGGGACGGAGGTCGTGTGGGAGTGGACCGGCCGCGGCGCCTCGCACAACGTCGTCGCCGAGGACGCCGCCTTCGAGAGTCGACTCACCGCGACGGAGGGACACACGTACTCGCGGTCGTTCGACGACCCGGGGACAGTGAACTACTACTGCCAGCCGCATCGGTCCATCGGAATGAAGGGCGTCGTCGTCGTCGTCGAGTGA
- a CDS encoding rubrerythrin family protein, producing MDAETFQTDLESAKRTELDRLASNKLLIALTDATLERTAVLSAAADSEHAAHETFRTWADAETDPEAAEAFAWTRDRELEHRDRVVSSLAADDTDHDPADGGPLHTYLRERTDTVERVAAGLVARPLVSERTHTQVISFFVNDADETRANLFRELKSETREELERGLTLLESSCDGDDDWERARMVAEYTIQVAYDDYADGLAGVGVDPKPIC from the coding sequence ATGGACGCAGAGACGTTCCAGACGGATCTAGAGTCGGCGAAACGGACGGAGTTGGACCGACTCGCCTCGAACAAACTGCTGATCGCGCTGACGGACGCCACACTGGAACGGACGGCGGTGTTGTCGGCGGCCGCCGACAGCGAACACGCCGCCCACGAGACCTTCCGGACGTGGGCCGACGCCGAGACGGACCCGGAGGCGGCCGAGGCGTTCGCCTGGACCCGCGACCGGGAACTGGAGCACCGCGACCGCGTGGTGTCGTCGCTCGCGGCCGACGACACGGACCACGACCCGGCCGACGGCGGCCCGTTGCACACGTACCTCCGCGAGCGGACGGACACGGTCGAACGGGTCGCCGCGGGGCTGGTCGCCCGGCCGCTCGTCTCCGAGAGGACCCACACGCAGGTGATCTCCTTCTTCGTCAACGACGCCGACGAGACCCGCGCGAATCTGTTCCGAGAGCTGAAGTCGGAGACCAGAGAGGAGTTAGAACGCGGACTGACGCTGTTAGAGTCGTCGTGCGACGGCGACGACGACTGGGAGCGCGCCCGGATGGTGGCGGAGTACACGATCCAGGTGGCGTACGACGACTACGCCGACGGGCTGGCGGGTGTCGGAGTGGACCCGAAGCCGATCTGTTAG
- the cdd gene encoding cytidine deaminase gives MDEEVADLFEAAETAMESAHVPYSEYPVGAALETADGEVFVGCNVENANYSNSLHAEEVAVGEAVKRGHTAFSRLAVVSAARDGVTPCGMCRQTLAEFCAESLPVFCLDGETVVEYSLGELLPAAISEETLSDSR, from the coding sequence ATGGACGAGGAGGTAGCCGACCTGTTCGAGGCCGCCGAGACGGCGATGGAGTCTGCACACGTCCCCTACTCGGAGTACCCGGTCGGGGCCGCACTGGAGACGGCCGACGGCGAGGTGTTCGTCGGCTGTAACGTGGAGAACGCGAACTACTCCAACTCGCTGCACGCCGAGGAGGTGGCCGTCGGCGAGGCTGTCAAGCGAGGACACACGGCGTTCTCGCGGCTGGCGGTCGTGTCGGCGGCCCGCGACGGCGTCACGCCGTGCGGGATGTGTCGCCAGACGCTGGCAGAGTTCTGTGCCGAGTCGCTGCCGGTGTTCTGTCTGGACGGTGAGACGGTCGTCGAGTACAGCCTCGGAGAACTCCTGCCGGCGGCGATCAGCGAGGAGACGCTGTCGGACAGTCGGTAG
- a CDS encoding Rrf2 family transcriptional regulator has translation MSSIELTSSQRDILSALVDLHREREDSVKGETIAGEVGRNAGTIRNQMQSLKALQLVEGVPGPKGGYRPTTKAFEALDVQQMDDPASTPLALEGEHQESLNVQEIDLTSVHHPELCRAEVTAQGSIRHISDGDSVTVGPTPLSKLVIEGTVDGKEEAANTLVLKIDGMRAPAGESSH, from the coding sequence ATGTCGTCTATCGAACTCACGTCGAGCCAGCGTGACATCCTGTCTGCGCTGGTCGACCTCCACCGGGAGCGGGAGGACTCGGTCAAAGGAGAGACCATCGCCGGGGAGGTGGGGCGCAACGCCGGCACCATCCGCAACCAGATGCAGAGCCTGAAGGCGCTCCAACTCGTCGAGGGAGTACCCGGGCCGAAGGGTGGATACCGACCGACGACGAAGGCGTTCGAGGCGTTGGACGTCCAACAGATGGACGACCCGGCGTCGACGCCGTTGGCGCTGGAAGGGGAACACCAGGAGAGCCTGAACGTCCAGGAGATCGACCTCACCTCCGTCCACCACCCGGAGCTGTGTCGCGCGGAGGTGACGGCACAGGGATCGATCCGTCACATCAGCGACGGCGACAGCGTCACCGTCGGCCCGACGCCGTTGTCGAAGCTCGTCATCGAGGGGACCGTCGACGGGAAAGAGGAGGCCGCCAACACGCTCGTGTTGAAGATCGACGGGATGCGAGCACCCGCGGGAGAGTCGTCACACTAG
- a CDS encoding undecaprenyl diphosphate synthase family protein, producing MGLYDIYLAVRHRLEDADPPDHVAVVLTERDLLEQGAYDTLSDVLSWAFDYGASRVTVSVSVLDEAVVETLARELEGVEAPRPLTVRRPDDTERADAPIQVNIGLGGKREFAAAVREIAEGVEAGELEPDEIDAEDVERRLVFPEEPDLVVKTGAERLSDFMIWQSVYSELYFTDVNWRDFRRRDYLRAVLAYERRQRRFGR from the coding sequence GTGGGGCTGTACGACATCTACCTCGCCGTCCGTCACCGGCTGGAGGACGCCGACCCGCCGGACCACGTCGCGGTCGTCCTCACGGAGCGGGACCTGTTGGAACAGGGAGCCTACGACACCCTCTCGGACGTGCTCTCGTGGGCGTTCGACTACGGCGCCAGCCGCGTGACCGTCTCCGTGTCCGTCTTGGACGAGGCGGTCGTCGAGACGCTCGCACGCGAACTGGAGGGGGTGGAGGCCCCGCGGCCGCTCACCGTCCGCCGACCGGACGACACGGAGCGAGCGGACGCCCCCATCCAGGTCAACATCGGTCTCGGCGGCAAACGGGAGTTCGCCGCCGCCGTCAGAGAGATCGCCGAGGGCGTGGAGGCGGGGGAGTTAGAGCCCGACGAGATCGACGCCGAGGACGTAGAGCGGCGGCTCGTGTTCCCGGAGGAGCCGGACCTGGTCGTCAAGACCGGCGCCGAACGACTGTCGGACTTCATGATCTGGCAGTCCGTCTACTCGGAGCTGTACTTCACGGACGTGAACTGGCGCGACTTCCGGCGGCGCGACTACCTCCGGGCGGTGTTGGCGTACGAACGACGCCAGCGCCGGTTCGGCCGTTGA